One Benincasa hispida cultivar B227 chromosome 5, ASM972705v1, whole genome shotgun sequence genomic window carries:
- the LOC120078532 gene encoding uncharacterized protein LOC120078532, translated as MGVGCPEDEDNRWPPWLKPLLRESFFVQCKFHADSHKSECNMYCLDCMNGALCSLCLAFHKDHRAIQIRRSSYHDVIRVSEIQKVLDITGVQTYIINSARVVFLNERPQPRPGKGVTNTCEVCERSLLDSFRFCSLGCKIVGTSKNFEKKRRVMGSDSEDSSYSSSSSSQGRIMKNNNKNRVVQSFTPSTPPPTLVSYRTAKRRKGIPHRAPMGGLIIEY; from the exons ATG GGTGTTGGTTGTCCTGAAGATGAAGATAACAGATGGCCGCCATGGTTGAAACCTTTACTCCGTGAAAGCTTCTTTGTTCAATGCAAATTTCACGCTGATTCTCATAAGAGTGAATGTAATATGTATTGTTTGGATTGCATGAATGGCGCTCTCTGTTCTCTCTGTCTCGCTTTTCATAAAGACCATCGCGCTATTCAG ATTAGAAGATCTTCATATCATGATGTGATAAGGGTGTCTGAGATTCAGAAAGTTCTCGACATAACCGGCGTTCAAACCTACATTATCAACAGTGCGAGAGTTGTTTTCTTGAATGAACGTCCACAGCCTAGGCCTGGGAAAGGTGTGACGAACACCTGTGAAGTTTGTGAACGCAGTCTCCTCGATTCCTTCCGATTCTGTTCTCTTGGCTGTAAG attGTGGGAACATCGAAGAATTTCGAGAAGAAACGGCGAGTGATGGGATCGGATTCAGAGGATTCGTCGTacagtagtagtagtagtagtcaAGGAAGAATAATGAAGAACAACAATAAGAACAGAGTGGTGCAGAGTTTCACACCGTCAACGCCACCACCAACTTTGGTCAGTTATAGAACAGCCAAACGAAGAAAGGGGATTCCTCATAGAGCTCCAATGGGAGGACTCATTATCgaatattga